Proteins co-encoded in one Paraburkholderia edwinii genomic window:
- the dtd gene encoding D-aminoacyl-tRNA deacylase, whose translation MIALIQRVRNAEVRVGDRVTGAIGAGLLALVCAERGDTDAVADRLLAKVLGYRVFSDAAGKMNLNVQNIDGAGRAGGLLLVSQFTLAADTNSGLRPSFTPAAPPDEGKRLFDYFVAAARAKHPLVETGEFGAEMQVSLVNDGPVTFWLQVRA comes from the coding sequence ATGATTGCGTTGATCCAGCGCGTGAGAAACGCCGAGGTGCGCGTCGGCGATCGTGTGACCGGCGCGATCGGTGCTGGTCTGCTTGCGCTTGTCTGCGCGGAACGCGGCGATACCGACGCGGTTGCCGACCGGTTGCTTGCGAAAGTGCTCGGCTATCGTGTTTTCAGCGATGCCGCGGGCAAGATGAACCTGAATGTGCAGAACATCGACGGCGCTGGTCGCGCGGGCGGCCTGCTGCTGGTCTCGCAGTTCACGCTGGCGGCGGATACGAATAGCGGCCTGCGGCCGAGCTTCACGCCGGCAGCACCGCCCGACGAGGGCAAGCGCCTGTTCGATTACTTCGTTGCGGCGGCGCGTGCGAAGCATCCGCTTGTCGAAACCGGCGAGTTCGGTGCGGAGATGCAAGTCTCGCTGGTGAATGACGGGCCGGTCACGTTCTGGTTGCAAGTTCGCGCATAA
- the ruvB gene encoding Holliday junction branch migration DNA helicase RuvB, translating into MIETDKLAAERIIAATPVSPNEEAFERALRPRQLDEYVGQEKVRGQLEIFIEAAKRRSESLDHVLLFGPPGLGKTTLAHIIAREMGVNLRQTSGPVLERAGDLAALLTNLEANDVLFIDEIHRLSPVVEEILYPALEDYQIDIMIGEGPAARSVKLDLQPFTLVGATTRAGMLTNPLRDRFGIVARLEFYNATELARIVTRSASLLNAQIDPEGALEIAKRSRGTPRIANRLLRRVRDFAEVKADGNISAKVADAALAMLDVDPVGFDLMDRKLLEAILHKFDGGPVGVDNLAAAIGEERDTIEDVLEPYLIQQGYLQRTPRGRVATLLTYRHFGLAAPDSSSPVRGLWDSDPA; encoded by the coding sequence ATGATCGAAACCGACAAACTCGCCGCCGAACGCATCATCGCCGCCACGCCCGTGTCGCCGAATGAGGAGGCGTTCGAGCGCGCGCTGCGCCCGCGTCAGCTCGACGAATACGTCGGCCAGGAAAAGGTGCGCGGTCAGCTCGAGATTTTTATCGAAGCTGCGAAGCGCCGTTCGGAGTCGCTCGACCACGTTCTGTTGTTCGGGCCGCCGGGCCTCGGCAAGACCACGCTTGCGCACATCATCGCGCGTGAAATGGGTGTCAATCTGCGGCAAACGTCGGGGCCGGTGCTCGAGCGAGCCGGCGACCTCGCCGCGCTGCTGACAAATCTCGAAGCAAACGATGTGCTGTTTATCGACGAAATTCACCGCTTGTCGCCGGTCGTCGAGGAGATCCTGTACCCGGCGCTCGAGGACTACCAGATCGACATCATGATCGGCGAAGGTCCGGCTGCGCGCAGCGTGAAGCTCGATCTGCAACCGTTCACGCTGGTGGGTGCGACCACGCGCGCCGGCATGCTGACCAATCCGCTGCGCGATCGCTTCGGTATCGTTGCGCGGCTCGAGTTTTATAACGCGACGGAACTCGCGCGCATCGTCACGCGCTCCGCATCGTTATTGAATGCGCAGATCGATCCGGAAGGCGCGCTCGAAATCGCGAAACGCTCGCGCGGCACGCCGCGTATTGCGAACCGCCTGCTACGGCGTGTGCGCGACTTCGCGGAAGTGAAGGCGGACGGCAATATCAGCGCGAAGGTGGCGGATGCCGCTCTGGCAATGCTCGATGTCGATCCGGTCGGTTTCGATCTGATGGACCGCAAGCTGCTCGAGGCAATCCTGCACAAATTCGATGGCGGCCCGGTCGGCGTCGACAATCTCGCCGCGGCGATCGGCGAAGAGCGCGATACGATCGAAGACGTGCTCGAACCTTATCTGATCCAGCAGGGCTATCTGCAGCGCACGCCGCGCGGCCGTGTTGCGACGCTGCTCACGTACCGGCATTTCGGGCTGGCCGCGCCCGACTCTTCGAGTCCGGTACGCGGCTTGTGGGACTCGGATCCTGCATAA
- a CDS encoding anhydro-N-acetylmuramic acid kinase, whose product MSGTSMDGVDGIAVEFAAGKVPVVRSEAFVSFSETLRDALFGLQQPGDNEIEREALAANALAARYTVCVHELLRSGNLSAEDVHAIGVHGQTVRHRPEKGYTRQINNPALLAEMTHIDVVSDFRSRDVAAGGQGAPLVPAFHATVFGASGETRVVCNLGGISNITILSANGAVRGFDCGPANALLDEWAQRHLGKPFDENGHFAANGQVHRPLLHALLDEPFFELQPPKSTGRDLFNNEWLDAKLQPFSSLQPADVQATLTSLTAITVAREIERHASDCTALYVCGGGARNAELLKALQRAMEESGVSGVPVLTTEALGVPPHQVEPLAFAWLAMRHVAREPGNLPAVTGAAGERVLGALYPR is encoded by the coding sequence ATGTCGGGCACGAGCATGGACGGCGTCGATGGTATCGCTGTCGAATTTGCGGCGGGCAAGGTACCGGTGGTGCGATCGGAAGCGTTCGTGAGCTTTTCGGAAACGCTGCGCGACGCCCTCTTCGGCCTGCAACAGCCAGGCGACAACGAAATCGAGCGCGAAGCGCTTGCGGCTAACGCGCTCGCCGCGCGCTACACCGTTTGCGTACATGAGCTGCTCAGAAGCGGCAACCTGTCCGCGGAAGATGTCCACGCGATTGGCGTACATGGGCAAACCGTTCGGCACCGTCCGGAGAAAGGGTATACGCGGCAGATCAACAACCCGGCGCTGCTCGCGGAGATGACCCATATCGACGTCGTCTCCGACTTCCGCTCGCGCGACGTTGCAGCGGGCGGGCAAGGCGCGCCGCTCGTGCCGGCGTTTCATGCCACCGTGTTCGGCGCCAGCGGCGAAACGCGTGTTGTGTGCAACCTGGGCGGCATCAGCAACATCACGATCCTGTCGGCAAACGGTGCGGTGCGTGGCTTCGATTGCGGGCCCGCAAATGCGCTGCTCGACGAATGGGCGCAGCGCCATCTGGGCAAGCCTTTCGATGAGAACGGGCATTTCGCCGCAAACGGCCAGGTGCACCGCCCGCTGCTGCATGCGTTGCTCGACGAGCCTTTCTTCGAGCTTCAGCCGCCGAAAAGCACGGGGCGCGACCTCTTCAATAACGAATGGCTCGATGCGAAGTTGCAGCCATTCAGTTCGCTACAGCCGGCCGACGTGCAAGCCACATTGACGTCGCTGACCGCGATAACCGTTGCGCGCGAGATCGAGCGTCACGCGTCGGATTGCACGGCGCTCTATGTGTGCGGCGGCGGGGCGCGCAATGCGGAATTGCTCAAAGCGCTGCAACGCGCGATGGAGGAAAGCGGTGTGAGCGGCGTGCCGGTGCTGACCACTGAAGCGCTCGGCGTGCCGCCGCATCAGGTCGAGCCGCTTGCGTTCGCGTGGCTGGCGATGCGGCATGTTGCGCGGGAACCTGGAAATTTGCCGGCAGTGACCGGCGCGGCAGGCGAACGTGTGCTGGGGGCGTTATATCCGCGCTGA
- a CDS encoding histidine phosphatase family protein: MSTQILFIRHGETDWNRIKRIQGHIDIPLAASGIAQARRLAVRLAREAKGGARLDAIYSSDLQRAQQTAQPFADALGMPLILNEGLRERSFGAFQGHDSDEIAQRFPDEYAQWQTRDPGFAPPEGESERVFYHRVLHALEPIVAAHPDGRIACVAHGGVLDCVYRLAKGIALDAPRDYPLLNTSINVVDFDGGKATVVSWADVAHLDGHSEDDGFHKSPRA, encoded by the coding sequence ATGTCCACTCAAATTCTCTTTATCCGGCACGGCGAAACGGACTGGAATCGCATCAAGCGCATACAAGGGCATATCGACATCCCGCTCGCGGCGTCCGGCATCGCACAGGCGCGGCGGCTCGCTGTGCGGCTTGCGCGCGAAGCGAAAGGGGGTGCGCGCCTCGATGCGATCTATTCGAGCGACCTGCAGCGCGCGCAGCAAACGGCGCAGCCGTTCGCCGACGCACTCGGCATGCCGCTGATCCTGAACGAAGGCTTGCGCGAGCGGTCGTTCGGCGCGTTTCAAGGCCACGACAGCGACGAGATCGCCCAGCGCTTTCCCGACGAATACGCGCAATGGCAAACGCGCGATCCGGGCTTCGCTCCGCCGGAAGGCGAGTCGGAACGGGTGTTCTATCACCGTGTGTTGCACGCGCTCGAGCCGATCGTCGCCGCGCATCCGGATGGACGCATCGCGTGCGTCGCGCATGGCGGCGTACTCGACTGTGTGTACCGGCTTGCAAAGGGCATTGCGCTCGACGCGCCACGCGATTACCCGCTGCTCAATACGAGCATCAACGTTGTCGATTTCGACGGCGGGAAGGCGACTGTCGTGTCATGGGCAGACGTTGCACATCTCGACGGGCACAGCGAGGACGACGGCTTCCACAAGTCGCCGCGGGCGTAA
- the rpsI gene encoding 30S ribosomal protein S9, giving the protein MIGNWNYGTGRRKSAVARVFIKAGKGEIIVNGKPIADYFSRETSLMIVRQPLELTNHGTTFDIKVNVSGGGETGQAGAVRHGVTRALIDYDATLKPALSSAGFVTRDAREVERKKVGFHKARRRKQFSKR; this is encoded by the coding sequence ATGATCGGTAACTGGAATTACGGTACGGGCCGCCGCAAGAGCGCTGTTGCTCGTGTCTTTATCAAGGCTGGCAAGGGCGAGATCATCGTCAACGGCAAGCCTATCGCTGACTACTTCTCGCGCGAAACGTCGCTCATGATCGTGCGTCAGCCGCTGGAACTCACGAACCACGGCACCACGTTCGATATCAAGGTGAACGTGTCGGGCGGCGGTGAAACGGGTCAGGCCGGTGCGGTTCGCCACGGTGTCACCCGTGCGCTCATCGACTATGACGCAACGCTGAAGCCGGCGCTGTCGAGTGCTGGTTTCGTCACGCGTGACGCACGTGAAGTCGAGCGTAAGAAGGTCGGTTTCCACAAGGCACGCCGCAGGAAGCAGTTCTCGAAGCGTTAA
- the erpA gene encoding iron-sulfur cluster insertion protein ErpA yields the protein MNAVTETPVAEMPAPFVFTDAAADKVKELIDEEGNPELKLRVFVQGGGCSGFQYGFTFDEAINEDDTVMNKSGVQLLIDSMSYQYLVGAEIDYKDDINGAQFVIKNPNASTTCGCGSSFSV from the coding sequence ATGAACGCAGTGACCGAAACCCCAGTAGCCGAAATGCCGGCTCCGTTCGTTTTCACGGACGCAGCGGCTGACAAGGTCAAGGAACTGATCGACGAAGAAGGCAATCCGGAGCTGAAGCTGCGTGTTTTCGTGCAGGGCGGCGGCTGCTCGGGCTTTCAGTACGGTTTCACGTTCGACGAGGCGATCAACGAAGACGATACCGTGATGAACAAGAGCGGCGTCCAGTTGCTGATCGACTCGATGAGCTATCAGTACCTGGTCGGCGCCGAGATCGACTACAAGGACGACATCAACGGCGCGCAATTCGTGATCAAGAACCCGAACGCGTCGACAACCTGTGGTTGCGGCTCGTCGTTCTCGGTTTGA
- a CDS encoding Fis family transcriptional regulator, whose protein sequence is MSKHNIEQCVRDSLDVYFQDLDGSNPHDVYDMVISCVEKPLLEVVLEQAGGNQSLAAEYLGINRNTLRKKLQQHGLL, encoded by the coding sequence ATGAGCAAGCACAATATCGAACAATGTGTCCGCGACAGCCTGGATGTGTACTTTCAGGACCTCGACGGCTCCAATCCGCACGACGTCTATGACATGGTCATCTCGTGCGTTGAAAAACCGCTGCTCGAGGTGGTGCTCGAGCAGGCCGGCGGCAATCAGTCGCTGGCCGCCGAGTATCTCGGCATCAACCGCAATACGCTGCGCAAGAAGTTGCAACAGCACGGTTTGCTGTAG
- the dusB gene encoding tRNA dihydrouridine synthase DusB: protein MPVLGTHNLRNNLFVAPMAGVTDRPFRQLCKRLGAGYAVSEMVASNAQLWKSEKTMRRANHAGEVEPIAVQIAGADPQMMAEAARYNVANGAQIIDINMGCPAKKVCNVAAGSALLQNEPLVQRIVEAVVNAVGIGPDAVPVTLKIRTGWNRENKNALNVARLAESSGISMLTVHGRTRADLYHGEAEYETIAAVKAAVSIPVVANGDITSPQKARDVLAATGADAIMIGRAAQGRPWLFREIDHFLQTGSLLPPPRIDEIQQVMNEHLEDHYAFYGEFTGVRTARKHIGWYTRGLSGANVFRHRMNTLDTTREQLLAVNEFFDAQKAISDRLVYVEDDAKNNGERDQSDLLAA from the coding sequence ATGCCCGTTCTCGGCACGCACAATTTGCGCAACAACCTTTTCGTCGCCCCCATGGCGGGCGTGACGGACCGGCCGTTCCGCCAGCTTTGCAAGCGGCTCGGCGCGGGCTATGCCGTCTCGGAAATGGTTGCGTCGAACGCGCAGCTCTGGAAGAGCGAAAAGACCATGCGGCGCGCGAACCACGCGGGCGAAGTCGAGCCGATCGCCGTGCAGATCGCCGGCGCCGACCCGCAGATGATGGCCGAAGCCGCGCGCTACAACGTCGCGAACGGCGCGCAGATCATCGACATCAACATGGGCTGCCCCGCGAAAAAAGTGTGCAACGTCGCGGCCGGCTCCGCGCTGCTGCAAAACGAACCGCTCGTGCAACGCATTGTCGAGGCCGTCGTCAACGCAGTGGGCATCGGGCCCGATGCGGTACCCGTCACGCTCAAGATTCGTACCGGCTGGAATCGCGAAAACAAAAACGCGCTCAACGTCGCGCGTCTCGCCGAATCCTCCGGCATCTCGATGCTGACCGTGCATGGCCGCACGCGAGCGGATCTCTACCACGGCGAAGCCGAATACGAAACAATCGCCGCGGTCAAGGCTGCGGTGAGCATTCCGGTCGTCGCCAACGGCGACATCACGTCGCCGCAGAAGGCGCGCGATGTGCTCGCCGCGACCGGCGCGGATGCCATCATGATTGGCCGCGCGGCGCAGGGGCGCCCGTGGCTGTTCCGCGAAATCGATCATTTCCTGCAGACGGGCAGCCTGCTGCCGCCGCCGCGAATCGACGAGATTCAGCAGGTCATGAACGAGCATCTCGAGGATCACTACGCTTTTTACGGAGAATTCACCGGCGTGCGTACTGCGCGCAAGCATATCGGCTGGTACACTCGCGGCCTTTCCGGCGCCAACGTGTTCCGCCATCGGATGAATACGCTGGATACGACGCGCGAGCAGCTGCTCGCCGTCAATGAATTCTTCGACGCGCAAAAGGCGATTTCCGATCGCCTCGTGTATGTCGAAGACGATGCAAAAAACAACGGCGAACGGGACCAATCCGACTTATTAGCAGCATGA
- the rplM gene encoding 50S ribosomal protein L13 codes for MKTFSAKAHEVTREWYVIDATDKVLGRVASEVARRLRGKHKPEFTPHVDTGDFIIVINAGKLKVTGNKTTDKKYYRHSGYPGGIYETTFGKMQERFPGRALEKAVKGMLPKGPLGYAMIKKLKVYAEATHPHSAQQPKALEI; via the coding sequence ATGAAAACTTTTTCCGCAAAAGCCCATGAGGTGACGCGCGAATGGTACGTGATTGACGCGACGGATAAGGTTCTCGGCCGTGTCGCCAGCGAAGTGGCACGCCGTCTTCGCGGCAAACACAAGCCTGAATTCACTCCTCACGTCGACACTGGCGATTTCATCATCGTCATCAATGCCGGCAAGCTGAAGGTCACGGGCAACAAGACCACGGACAAGAAGTACTACCGTCACTCGGGCTACCCGGGCGGTATCTACGAAACGACGTTCGGCAAGATGCAGGAACGCTTCCCGGGCCGCGCGCTCGAGAAAGCGGTCAAGGGCATGCTGCCGAAGGGCCCGCTCGGCTACGCAATGATCAAGAAGCTGAAGGTCTACGCCGAAGCAACGCATCCGCATTCGGCGCAACAGCCGAAGGCGCTCGAGATCTAA
- the purH gene encoding bifunctional phosphoribosylaminoimidazolecarboxamide formyltransferase/IMP cyclohydrolase, with protein MIKQALISVSDKSGIVDFAKSLSELGVKILSTGGTAKLLADAGLAVTEVADYTGFPEMLDGRVKTLHPKVHGGILARRDLPEHMAALEQHGIPTIDLLVVNLYPFVQTVSKEDCSLEDAIENIDIGGPTMLRSAAKNHRDVTVVVDPVDYAAVLDEMRANRNTVSYKTNFRLATKVFAHTAQYDGAITNYLTSLTEELQHRSRNTYPATFNLAFDKVQDLRYGENPHQSAAFYRDLAVPAGALANYTQLQGKELSYNNIADSDAAWECVKTFDVPACVIIKHANPCGVAVGADTNEAYAKAFQTDPTSAFGGIIAFNREVDEATAQAVAKQFVEVLIAPAFSAAARQVFAAKQNVRLLEIALGDGSNAFDLKRVGGGLLVQSLDAKNVQARDLRVVTKRYPTPKEMDDLLFAWRVAKFVKSNAIVFCGNGMTLGVGAGQMSRVDSARIASIKAQNAGLSLNGSAVASDAFFPFRDGLDVVVAAGATCVIQPGGSVRDDEVIAAADEHNIAMVVTGVRHFRH; from the coding sequence ATGATCAAGCAAGCGCTCATCTCCGTTTCCGACAAGTCAGGTATCGTCGATTTTGCGAAATCGCTGTCGGAACTCGGCGTCAAGATCCTGTCGACCGGCGGCACCGCAAAACTGCTCGCCGATGCGGGCCTCGCGGTCACCGAGGTAGCCGATTACACGGGCTTTCCGGAAATGCTCGACGGGCGCGTGAAGACGCTGCATCCGAAAGTGCACGGCGGCATTCTCGCGCGCCGCGATTTGCCCGAACACATGGCCGCGCTCGAGCAGCACGGCATTCCGACCATCGACCTGCTTGTCGTGAATCTGTATCCGTTTGTGCAGACCGTGTCGAAGGAAGACTGCTCGCTCGAAGACGCGATCGAGAACATCGACATCGGCGGCCCGACGATGCTGCGCTCCGCGGCGAAGAATCACCGCGACGTTACGGTGGTCGTCGATCCGGTCGATTACGCGGCCGTGCTCGACGAAATGCGCGCGAACCGCAACACGGTCAGCTACAAGACGAACTTCCGGCTTGCGACCAAGGTGTTCGCACACACCGCGCAGTACGACGGCGCGATCACGAATTACCTGACGAGCCTCACCGAAGAGCTGCAGCATCGCTCGCGCAACACGTATCCGGCCACGTTCAATCTCGCATTCGACAAGGTTCAGGACCTGCGCTACGGTGAAAATCCGCATCAAAGCGCGGCGTTCTATCGCGACCTCGCGGTGCCGGCCGGTGCGCTCGCGAACTACACGCAGCTGCAGGGCAAGGAACTGTCGTACAACAACATCGCCGATTCGGACGCTGCCTGGGAATGCGTAAAAACATTCGACGTACCGGCCTGCGTGATCATCAAGCACGCGAATCCGTGCGGTGTGGCAGTGGGCGCCGATACGAACGAAGCGTACGCGAAGGCATTCCAGACCGATCCGACCTCGGCGTTCGGCGGCATCATCGCGTTCAACCGCGAGGTGGACGAAGCAACCGCGCAGGCCGTTGCCAAGCAGTTCGTCGAGGTGCTGATTGCGCCGGCGTTTAGCGCCGCGGCGCGTCAGGTGTTCGCTGCCAAGCAGAACGTCCGGTTGCTCGAAATCGCGCTCGGCGACGGGAGCAACGCGTTCGACCTGAAACGCGTCGGCGGCGGGCTGCTCGTGCAGTCGCTCGATGCGAAGAATGTGCAGGCGCGCGACCTGCGTGTCGTGACGAAGCGCTATCCGACGCCGAAGGAGATGGACGATCTGCTGTTCGCGTGGCGCGTGGCGAAGTTTGTGAAGTCGAACGCGATCGTGTTCTGCGGCAACGGCATGACGCTCGGCGTCGGCGCCGGACAGATGAGCCGCGTGGACTCGGCGCGCATTGCGAGCATCAAGGCGCAGAACGCCGGGCTGTCGCTGAACGGCTCGGCCGTTGCGTCGGACGCGTTCTTCCCGTTCCGCGACGGGCTCGACGTGGTCGTCGCGGCCGGCGCGACCTGCGTGATCCAGCCGGGCGGCTCGGTGCGCGACGACGAGGTGATCGCCGCCGCGGACGAGCACAACATCGCGATGGTCGTGACTGGCGTGCGGCATTTCCGGCACTGA
- the tyrS gene encoding tyrosine--tRNA ligase: protein MSTEPTSKPAFPVTDEVRHALAVTKRGVDELLIEEEFEQKLAKSAATGTPLRIKLGLDPTAPDIHIGHTVVLNKMRQLQDLGHNVIFLIGDFTSLIGDPSGRNATRPPLTREQIETNAKTYFDQASLVLDRAKTEIRYNSEWSMPLGADGMIKLASRYTVARILEREDFTKRFQSGVPISIHEFLYPLMQGYDSVALNSDLELGGTDQKFNLLVGRELQKQYGQEQQCILTMPLLEGLDGVEKMSKSKNNYIGISEKPTDMFGKLMSISDDLMWRYFELLSFRPMNEITGFRREAEAGRNPRDFKVMLAQEIVARFHSQADAERALEDFNHRAKGGVPDDIPSVTLTGAPLAIGQLLKQAGLVPSTSEALRNIEQAGVKIDGTTISDKALKVEAGEYVVQVGKRRFARVTLSV from the coding sequence ATGAGCACCGAGCCCACTTCCAAACCCGCCTTTCCCGTCACTGACGAAGTCCGTCATGCGCTTGCCGTCACGAAGCGCGGTGTCGACGAGCTGCTGATCGAAGAGGAGTTCGAGCAAAAGCTCGCGAAAAGCGCGGCGACCGGCACCCCCCTTCGCATCAAGCTCGGTCTCGATCCGACCGCGCCTGACATCCATATCGGCCACACGGTCGTACTCAACAAGATGCGGCAGTTGCAGGACCTCGGGCACAACGTGATCTTCCTGATCGGCGATTTCACGTCGCTAATCGGCGATCCGTCCGGCCGCAACGCAACGCGTCCGCCGCTCACACGCGAGCAGATCGAAACGAACGCCAAGACTTACTTCGACCAGGCGTCGCTTGTGCTCGACCGCGCGAAGACCGAGATTCGCTACAACAGCGAATGGTCGATGCCGCTCGGAGCGGACGGCATGATCAAGCTCGCGTCGCGTTACACGGTGGCCCGCATTCTCGAACGCGAAGATTTCACGAAACGCTTTCAAAGCGGTGTGCCGATTTCGATCCACGAATTTCTGTACCCGCTGATGCAGGGCTACGACTCGGTGGCGCTGAATTCGGACCTCGAACTGGGCGGTACGGACCAGAAGTTCAACCTGCTGGTCGGGCGCGAACTGCAAAAGCAGTATGGCCAGGAGCAGCAATGCATCCTGACCATGCCGCTGCTCGAAGGGCTCGACGGCGTCGAGAAGATGTCGAAGTCGAAGAACAACTACATCGGTATCAGCGAAAAACCGACCGATATGTTCGGCAAGCTGATGAGCATCTCCGATGACCTGATGTGGCGGTATTTCGAACTGCTGTCGTTCCGGCCGATGAACGAGATCACCGGATTCAGACGCGAGGCCGAAGCGGGCCGCAACCCGCGCGACTTCAAGGTGATGCTCGCGCAGGAGATCGTTGCGCGCTTCCATTCGCAGGCGGACGCCGAGCGTGCGCTCGAAGACTTCAATCACCGCGCAAAGGGCGGCGTGCCGGACGACATCCCGTCGGTGACGCTCACTGGCGCGCCGCTCGCGATCGGTCAGTTGCTGAAGCAGGCGGGCCTCGTGCCGTCGACGAGCGAAGCGCTGCGCAACATCGAGCAGGCCGGCGTGAAGATCGACGGCACGACGATTTCGGATAAGGCGCTCAAGGTCGAAGCGGGCGAATACGTCGTGCAGGTCGGCAAGCGACGTTTTGCGCGCGTGACGCTTTCGGTGTGA
- the ruvA gene encoding Holliday junction branch migration protein RuvA, with translation MIGRIAGVLLEKNPPHLLVDCNGVGYEVDVPMSTFYNLPSTGEKVVLLTQLIVREDAHLLYGFGTAQERATFRELLKISGIGARMALAVLSGMSVQELAQTVTLQDAARLTRVPGIGKKTAERLLLELKGKLGADLGAAAGAVSASGHASDILNALLALGYSEKEALAAIKNVPAGTGVSEGIKLALKALSKT, from the coding sequence ATGATCGGTCGCATTGCCGGCGTCCTGCTGGAAAAGAACCCGCCGCACCTGCTCGTCGACTGCAACGGCGTCGGTTACGAAGTCGACGTGCCGATGAGCACCTTCTACAACCTGCCGTCGACAGGCGAAAAAGTGGTGCTGCTCACGCAGCTGATCGTGCGTGAGGACGCCCACCTGCTGTACGGCTTCGGCACCGCGCAGGAACGCGCAACGTTTCGCGAATTGTTAAAGATCAGTGGCATCGGCGCGCGCATGGCGCTCGCCGTGCTGTCCGGCATGAGCGTGCAGGAGCTCGCTCAAACCGTGACGCTGCAGGATGCCGCCCGCCTCACGCGCGTGCCCGGCATCGGCAAGAAAACCGCGGAGCGGCTGCTGCTCGAACTCAAGGGAAAGCTCGGTGCCGACCTCGGCGCTGCCGCAGGCGCTGTCTCCGCTTCCGGTCATGCGTCCGATATCCTGAATGCTTTGCTCGCATTGGGTTACTCCGAAAAAGAAGCGTTGGCGGCCATCAAAAATGTGCCGGCCGGCACGGGAGTCTCGGAAGGCATCAAGCTCGCGCTCAAGGCATTGTCGAAGACCTGA
- the ruvC gene encoding crossover junction endodeoxyribonuclease RuvC, giving the protein MRILGIDPGLRVTGFGVIDQSGHQLRYVASGVIKTQDSDLPSRLGTIFEGISTLIREHAPDQAAIEKVFVNVNPQSTLLLGQARGAAICGLVAGGVPVAEYTALQLKQAVVGYGRATKEQMQQMVVRLLTLSGMPGTDAADALGMAICHAHGGSTLSTLGGIAPALAKKGLRVRRGRLVG; this is encoded by the coding sequence ATGAGAATTCTCGGCATCGACCCCGGCCTGCGCGTGACCGGCTTCGGCGTGATCGACCAGTCCGGTCACCAGTTGCGCTACGTCGCGAGCGGCGTCATCAAGACGCAGGACAGCGATCTGCCGTCCCGTCTCGGTACGATCTTCGAGGGTATATCCACGCTGATTCGCGAGCATGCGCCCGATCAGGCGGCCATCGAGAAGGTCTTCGTCAACGTCAATCCGCAATCGACGCTGCTGCTCGGCCAGGCGCGCGGCGCGGCGATCTGCGGGCTCGTGGCGGGCGGCGTGCCGGTGGCCGAATACACGGCACTGCAGTTGAAACAGGCGGTGGTCGGCTACGGTCGCGCAACGAAGGAGCAGATGCAGCAGATGGTGGTGCGCCTGCTAACGCTCTCCGGCATGCCGGGCACCGATGCCGCCGATGCGCTCGGTATGGCCATTTGCCACGCGCACGGCGGCAGTACGCTGAGCACGCTCGGTGGTATCGCGCCGGCGCTGGCGAAGAAGGGCCTGCGCGTGCGGCGGGGACGGCTGGTCGGTTAG